One Thermoanaerobacter kivui genomic window, CAAAATAATTATTGAATTTTTTAGGTTTGTGGTATAATTACTTAAGCGCATTGGACAAAACTAAATAAGACAAGTGCTAGGGGAGCCAAAAAGTGGCTGAGAGGGGATTCGTTCCCGACCCTTTGAACCTGTCAGGGTAATGCCTGCGCAGGGAAGCACGTTTTACGAAGTTTGTAAAAAGTGCTCACCTGAACAGGTGGGCATATTTTATTATTTTGGAGGTGTTTTTATGAAATTAGCCCTTACTATTGCCGGCTCTGACTCTGGGGGAGGAGCAGGTATACAGGCAGATTTAAAGACTTTTTCAGCCCATGGAATATACGGCATGAGTGTCATTACTTCAATAACAGCGCAAAACACCATGGGAGTTTTGGGAATTGAGGATATAAGTCCTGATATGGTGTATTTGCAGATGAAGGCAATTTTTGAGGATTTGTATCCCGATGCAGTGAAGATAGGTATGGTGTCTAATGAAGACATAATTAAGATGATTGCAAAGGGATTAAAAGATTACAATGTAAAAAATGTTGTGCTGGACCCTGTCATGATTTCAAAAAGTGGAAGCTATTTATTGAAGCCGCAAGCAGTGGAGGCTTTGAAAAAAGAATTGATACCTTTAAGCCTTGTAGTCACGCCAAATCTTATGGAGGCAGGGGAGTTAATCGGAAAAGAAGTCAAAAGTGTATCCGATATGAAAGAAGCAGCTAAAAAAATTTTAGATTTTGGAGCAAAAACAGTAGTT contains:
- the thiD gene encoding bifunctional hydroxymethylpyrimidine kinase/phosphomethylpyrimidine kinase, whose amino-acid sequence is MKLALTIAGSDSGGGAGIQADLKTFSAHGIYGMSVITSITAQNTMGVLGIEDISPDMVYLQMKAIFEDLYPDAVKIGMVSNEDIIKMIAKGLKDYNVKNVVLDPVMISKSGSYLLKPQAVEALKKELIPLSLVVTPNLMEAGELIGKEVKSVSDMKEAAKKILDFGAKTVVVKGGHLTGDALDVFYDGKEFYEITSERIDTKNTHGTGCTFSSAIAANIALGHDLVESIKRAKAYITGAIKHSLAIGHGVGPTNHFWNIEIRKV